The genomic DNA CGTCTACTCGGAGTGCGCGTACGGGGCCATGGAGAAGGAGCACGGCGTGCCCGACTGCCAGTGGATCGTGGTGACCATGGAGAACGGCGCCGTCTTCACCATCGGCGCGGGATGGGCGCTGCCGCCCGGCTACCCTCACTTCTCGTCGGCGACCATCGAGTTCGTGGCCACCGAGGGCGCCGTCCTCATCGACGACAGCCACACGGACATCATCCTGAACACGATGAAGAAGGGCATGGTGCTCCCGCTCTCGACGATGCCCGGTGAGCAGGTCGGGCACGTCTACCAGGGGCCGATGCAGGCCGAGACCATCCACTTCATCGAGGCGGTGGCGCTCGACCGCCCGGTCCTGGTGACGCCCGAGCAGGCGCGCCAGGTCATGGAGGTGACGCTCGCCGCGGACCTCTCGGCAGAGCGTCACGCGCCGGTGACGCTGCCCCTCGAGAAGTTCATCTAGCCGGGCGGGCGCGGCCATGACACCGAGGCGCCAGGCCAAGACGATCGGGCTCGCCATCGCGGGCGCCGGGCGGATCGGCCTGATCCGCGGTGAGATCGCGGCCCGGCACCCCCAGGTGGGGTGGATCGGCATCGCCGAGAAAAAAGCCGAACGCGCCAAGGAGGTCGCCGAGCGGATCGGCGCCGACTTCGTCACCTCCGACCACAACGAGCTCCTGCGACGGCCGGAGGTGACGGCCGCGGTGATCGCCACCGACGAGCATCTGCACGTCGACCCCATCCTGGCCGCCGTGGAACGCGGCCTCGCCCTGCTCATCGAAAAGCCCCTGGCCACCGAGCTGGCTGAGTCCGAGCGGGTGCTCAGGGCCATCGAGCGATCAGGGGCGGATGCGGTAGTGGGATATACGCAGCGATTCAGGCGGCGCTTCATGGCCGCCAAGGAGAAGATCCGCACGGGGCAGCTCGGCGACGTCACGCTGGTCACCTCACGCGCCTTCATGAACCGCCTGGTGGCCATCGACAACTACCGCCGCACCGACCGCCCCGAGACCATCTCGCCCATGGTGATCTCCGGCACTCACGCCCTCGACCTCGTCATGTGGCTCATGGAGGGCAAGACGCCGGTCGAGGCCTACGCGCGTTCCATCGACCGGGTGCTGGGCCCCACCTGGCGCGGCATCGATGCCACCGCGGGCCTCATCACCATGGCCGACGGCAGTCTCTACCACCTGAACATCTCCTGGGCCCTGCCCACGGTGTGGCCCGGCTCCGTCTACAGCCTGGAGATCGGCATCGTGGGGACGGAAGGGGTCCTGACCGTCGACGACACTCACCGCGACGTCGTGCTGGCCACCGAGCGCGCCCAGCCCGCGGGCTACACCCCCGAGAGCACGCGTCACGTGGACTTCCTCGGGAGCTACCCGCCCGGCGACGTCGCGCTCGGCGAGCTGTGGGGCCCCATGCGCGAGGAGACCAACGCCTGGCTCGCGCGCGTCGCCCTCGGCGTCCCGACCCCGCACGCCACCGCCGCCGAGGCCCACAACCGCCTGATGCTCACCAAGGCCCTCGACCTCTCGGCCCGGCGAAAGCGCCCGGTGCCACTCCCCATCACCCCGGAGGACGACAAGCCCTAACCGCGGCGCCCAAGCACACGTGATAAGCCGCCCTCGGGGGTTGGATAACACGATGACGGCGCCGTGGCCTCTTGGCCGTTAGCATAA from Candidatus Rokuibacteriota bacterium includes the following:
- a CDS encoding gfo/Idh/MocA family oxidoreductase — protein: IGHKIGGRIRLSPAVMEATHDIDFILWCLEGVRPVRVYSECAYGAMEKEHGVPDCQWIVVTMENGAVFTIGAGWALPPGYPHFSSATIEFVATEGAVLIDDSHTDIILNTMKKGMVLPLSTMPGEQVGHVYQGPMQAETIHFIEAVALDRPVLVTPEQARQVMEVTLAADLSAERHAPVTLPLEKFI
- a CDS encoding Gfo/Idh/MocA family oxidoreductase, giving the protein MTPRRQAKTIGLAIAGAGRIGLIRGEIAARHPQVGWIGIAEKKAERAKEVAERIGADFVTSDHNELLRRPEVTAAVIATDEHLHVDPILAAVERGLALLIEKPLATELAESERVLRAIERSGADAVVGYTQRFRRRFMAAKEKIRTGQLGDVTLVTSRAFMNRLVAIDNYRRTDRPETISPMVISGTHALDLVMWLMEGKTPVEAYARSIDRVLGPTWRGIDATAGLITMADGSLYHLNISWALPTVWPGSVYSLEIGIVGTEGVLTVDDTHRDVVLATERAQPAGYTPESTRHVDFLGSYPPGDVALGELWGPMREETNAWLARVALGVPTPHATAAEAHNRLMLTKALDLSARRKRPVPLPITPEDDKP